The following nucleotide sequence is from Candidatus Poribacteria bacterium.
TTTCGTTATTTAGCATATTCAATGATTAACTTTCGTGTAACTTTCAACGATTCTTAACTTCTACTCGCTATGAGTTCTTTTTGTAACGGTCAGGTCGCGAGTCTGGAATGCGATTCAGACCTCAGCCACAGGAAATGTAGCGAGTTTCAGAGTATTCAGAGTAAAGTCTGAAAAATGATAGGTTTCACAAACGCTTGTAAACATAGGCAATGACTGGGGTTTGATAGGTAGTTTCTGGAGTGCTTACTCTGAAAATTCAGAGCGGGTGACGGGTGTTAGGATTACGCTGTCTGAATCAGGATTTTCAGGATTTTAGGATTGACAGGATAATAGCATCCGAAGGCAATGAGACGTTCTTAGGCAAAAGATGTCCTGTTTTTAACAAGTTAGAAATTAATTGAAATCCAACCGTTTAAAATGTTACGATAGTGTGACATTTTTTATATAAAAGGCATCAACGATTAGCCACTATTGTCGGGAAGCGGAATTCCTTCCTACAGAGGACTATGGTCAATTTTAGAATTAATTAGACACTCTAAAGTGGCGAGGTTAGAAACCTCGCCAGCGGGGTGGAGGTTTTCGTTTCTATTGAGATTGCCTCGCAGTGAAAGTTATTTGTAGGTTTTACCATAAATACTCCTGAGACTCACAACGAAAAAATTGACACTTCGGTTATAGACATGCTAAAATAGAGGTAGCTGTCCGAAGTCTATATCTAATAGATTAAGGCATCATCTCCTAAAAACTTGGACACATCATTACCGAATAAGGAGTCCCCAATGTTCAACGCGAATCCTTTCCACCAGCCAGGACAATGGTACCGAGGAAACACACATAGCCACAGCACAGAATCTGATGGGCAGCTGCCCATGTCGGAGCGGTTCGGTGCCTATCGTGAAGCGGGTTACGATTTTCTGGTATTGACAGACCACCGTAAAGTCAACGATGTAAGTGCTTATAGCACGTCAGATTTTTTGGCAATCTCAGGTAGCGAAGTGCATCCGTCGAATCCATATGGTGGCTCGACGTATCACTTTGTCGCTATTAATATTCATGAGACGCTGAATTGTGCAAAGATGCATCCGAACGCAGTGCTTGATGAAATTAAAGCGCAGGGTGGTGAAGCCGTTTTATGTCATCCGTATTGGTCTGGACACACGATTACGGATTATTTGCCATTGCAGGGTTATTTCGCGATTGAAGTCTACAACGACACCTGCATGGGTATCGGCAAAGGCTTTTCCGAGCAGGCATGGGATGATTTACTCGATAGAGGCGGACCTGTTCTTGGAATCGCCTCGGACGATGCACACGGCACCGAACACGACTGCTTCCACGGATGGATTATGGTAAAGGCGCAGGAACTAACGATTGAGAGTATCATGGAAGCACTCCGGTCAGGCGCGTTCTATTCCACACTCGGACCCGAAATTGTGGATATGACGTTAGAGGGTGGCGAATTAACGGTTAAATGTTCAGAGGCGCAATCAATTGTCTTCAAAGCCGAGTGCAGTCGGGGTCGACGCATTCTGCCTCCAGAGGGTGAGCTGCTGACCGAAGCGACATATAGCATTCCGAATGGCGCGAAATACGCCCGTGTTGAAGTAACAGACGCAACAGGTAAGAAGGCCTGGTCGAACCCGTTTTTCTTTTAAGACAGGATGTCTTGATGTTTTCGCGGGTGCTGTAATGCAAAACATTCTGGTGTGCCAGACAGGTGGCTGGATCGGTGATATGGTGATGCTGACTCCAGCGTTGCGCGCGCTGAAGCAGGCGTTCCCTGAATCCCGTCTGGA
It contains:
- a CDS encoding PHP domain-containing protein — encoded protein: MFNANPFHQPGQWYRGNTHSHSTESDGQLPMSERFGAYREAGYDFLVLTDHRKVNDVSAYSTSDFLAISGSEVHPSNPYGGSTYHFVAINIHETLNCAKMHPNAVLDEIKAQGGEAVLCHPYWSGHTITDYLPLQGYFAIEVYNDTCMGIGKGFSEQAWDDLLDRGGPVLGIASDDAHGTEHDCFHGWIMVKAQELTIESIMEALRSGAFYSTLGPEIVDMTLEGGELTVKCSEAQSIVFKAECSRGRRILPPEGELLTEATYSIPNGAKYARVEVTDATGKKAWSNPFFF